A single window of Melospiza georgiana isolate bMelGeo1 chromosome 6, bMelGeo1.pri, whole genome shotgun sequence DNA harbors:
- the GON7 gene encoding EKC/KEOPS complex subunit GON7 — MAELAAETEPEPGPGRDLVAELRGRDGRTRTVRVPYPAAAEGEAAQLRGLRAALSELQERVVELLAPLVQEERAAAGGARRGAGGDDDDDYDDEEEDEGEDENNVDAAASGDDPPVKRTKVQQP; from the exons ATGGCGGAGCTGGCGGCCGAAACGGAGCCCGAGCCGGGCCCGGGGCGCGATCTGGTGGCGGAGCTGCGGGGCCGCGACGGGCGGACGCGGACGGTGCGGGTGCCGTACCCGGCAGCGGCGGAGGGCGAGGCCGCCCAGCTGCGCGGGCTGCGGGCGGCCCTGAGCGAGCTGCAGGAGCGGGTGGTGGAGCTGCTGGCGCcgctggtgcaggaggagcGGGCGGCTGCGGGCGGCGCGCGGCGCG GTGCTGGCGGGGATGACGACGACGACTACGATgacgaggaggaggatgaaggcgAAGACGAAAACAACGTGGACGCGGCGGCGAGCGGCGATGACCCTCCCGTGAAGCGGACGAAGGTGCAGCAGCCGTGA
- the LYSET gene encoding lysosomal enzyme trafficking factor, translated as MMNFRQRMGWIGVGLYLLASAAAFYYVFEINETYNKLALEHIQQHPKEPQEGTTWTHSLKVRLLSLPFWLWTIIFLIPYLQMFLFLYSCTRADPKTVGYCIIPICLAVICNRHQTFVKASNQISRLQLIDT; from the coding sequence ATGATGAACTTCCGCCAGAGGATGGGCTGGATTGGCGTGGGGCTGTACTTGTTagccagtgctgcagctttttATTATGTCTTTGAAATCAATGAGACTTACAACAAACTGGCACTGGAGCACATTCAGCAACACCCCAAGGAGCCACAGGAAGGAACCACATGGACACACTCCTTAAAAGTCCGACTGCTATCCCTGCCCTTCTGGCTGTGGAcgataatatttttaataccGTACTTACAGATGTTCCTGTTCCTCTATTCCTGTACGAGAGCTGATCCCAAAACTGTTGGGTATTGCATCATTCCTATCTGCTTGGCTGTTATCTGCAATCGGCACCAAACATTTGTGAAGGCCTCTAATCAGATCAGTAGATTACAACTAATTGACACTTAG